The Phaeobacter sp. A36a-5a genomic interval AACTCTTCCATCTGCGCGCCGACCATCTGCAGATTGTAAAGCGGGTGATCCGGCTCGGAGATCTGTAGCTCAGGGTATTGCCCTTCGGGCCGCATATGCAGCATCGCTTCAACAGACTCGCTGTCATCGGGCGGAATGGCATTGGCCAGCCAGGCCCGCTTGCTGTCCATATCTTCGGTGTCCTGCATCTCGAAGCGGTCGAGATAGGCATCGAAATCCTCTTGGCTGAGCCGCGCCCATGTGCCCAGAATGAACTCTTCTCCACGGGTGTCCGCCAGCGGTACAGCCAGCACCGCCCGCACAAAGCGCAGATGCCCCAGGCGGCAGAAATCTTCGGTCAGCACATCCCCCGCCTGCGCCGAGATCGCCGTGTTGTCATGCACAAACATATCCTCCGGGCAGACGTCGGGCCGGTCGCAGCTGAGGCTCAACAGCTGGGCAAACGTCGCTCCGCAACAGCGACACTGGCGCTGCGAGCCAAGCATGCGGGCGAGATGTGGATCCAAGGGGACGGCCTTTCGGGGGCAGGGGCAAAAAGGAAAGAGGCGCCGATCCGGTGATCAGCGCCTCATGAGTCGAACTGATATCGGCTGCGCTCTTACTCTGCCGGCGACTTCATTTCAAACCCCCGTTCGACCATATCGGTCGGAACAACAGGGTATTCGCCCGAGAAACAGGCATCACAATACTGCGGGCATTTGCTGTTACGGCCCTGATCCTGCCCGACGGCCCGGTAAAGCCCGTCCAGCGAGATGAACTTCAGGCTGTCCACGGCCAGATGTTTGGCCATCTGATCCTCGGACATGGTTGCGGCCAGCAGCTTGTCACGTTCGGGTGTGTCCACACCATAGAAACAGGGCCAAGCGGTCGGCGGCGAGGCAATGCGGAAATGCACCTCGCTGGCCCCGGCATCCAGGATCATCTCCTTGATTTTGCGCGATGTTGTCCCACGCACCACGGAATCATCCACCAGGATCACCCGCTTGCCCTCGATCAGGGCGCGGTTCACGTTCAGCTTCAGGCGCACGCCCATGTTGCGGATCTGCTCGGTCGGCTCAATGAAAGTCCGGCCCATATACTGGTTGCGGATGATCCCCATCGCATAGGGAATGCCCGATTGCAGCGAATAGCCGATCGCTGCGGGCGTGCCGCTGTCCGGCACCGGGCAGACCAGATCCGCCTCGACCGGGTTTTCCTTTGCCAGCTCGCGACCGATGGCTTCGCGGGTCTCATAGACGGACCGCCCGCCAAGGATCGAATCAGGGCGGGAGAAATAGACATGTTCAAAGATGCAGAACTTGGACGACTGGCGGCGGAACGGGAAATGGCTCTCGACACCTTTGTCGGTGATCACCACCATTTCGCCCGGCTCGATCTCGCGCAGGAACTCGGCGCCGATGATGTCCAGCGCACAGGTCTCCGAACTCAGTGCATAGCCTTCGCCGACCCGACCCAGCACCAGCGGGCGCACGCCCAGCGGGTCGCGGACACCGATCAGCTTGGTCCGGGTCATGGCGACAACCGAGAAGGCGCCTTCGACCCGGCGCAGCGCATCTTCCATCCGCTCCGGGATATTGCGCTGCAACGAGCGGGCCATCAGATGAATGATGCACTCACTGTCGGACGAGCTCTGGAAGA includes:
- a CDS encoding DUF2199 domain-containing protein — protein: MLGSQRQCRCCGATFAQLLSLSCDRPDVCPEDMFVHDNTAISAQAGDVLTEDFCRLGHLRFVRAVLAVPLADTRGEEFILGTWARLSQEDFDAYLDRFEMQDTEDMDSKRAWLANAIPPDDSESVEAMLHMRPEGQYPELQISEPDHPLYNLQMVGAQMEELLGLLYAYGHDLPSLIYDA
- the purF gene encoding amidophosphoribosyltransferase — its product is MPPAHPFDDDKLREECGIFGVVGVQDASNFVALGLHALQHRGQEAGGIVTHDPVEGFQSARRFGYVRDNFTSQDVMSTLPGPIGIGHVRYSTAGSKGQTAIRDVQPFFGEFAMGGAAIAHNGNITNANALRRELIERGSIFQSSSDSECIIHLMARSLQRNIPERMEDALRRVEGAFSVVAMTRTKLIGVRDPLGVRPLVLGRVGEGYALSSETCALDIIGAEFLREIEPGEMVVITDKGVESHFPFRRQSSKFCIFEHVYFSRPDSILGGRSVYETREAIGRELAKENPVEADLVCPVPDSGTPAAIGYSLQSGIPYAMGIIRNQYMGRTFIEPTEQIRNMGVRLKLNVNRALIEGKRVILVDDSVVRGTTSRKIKEMILDAGASEVHFRIASPPTAWPCFYGVDTPERDKLLAATMSEDQMAKHLAVDSLKFISLDGLYRAVGQDQGRNSKCPQYCDACFSGEYPVVPTDMVERGFEMKSPAE